The genomic stretch GGGAGCCGGACGCCGCTCGTCGGGCGCGCCGCGCCGTCCCGCAACCCGGCCTCCGGCCGGGTGCTCCGCTGACGCTACGCCCTGCGGTGCGTGCCCCCGCTGGTTCGCGCCCGCTGGTGCGACGCCGACCGGCCCCTTCGGGTCGGCGAAACGGAGCAAGCCGATGTCTCAAGACCAAGTCAGCCTGGAAGTGATGCGCCGCGCCGTGGCGGCGCTACCCGAACGCGAGCGGTCGGTATTCTGGCTGTCTGCGGTGGACGGGCTGGACTATCCCGCGATCGCCGAGCGGCTCGGCATCAGCCTCGCTGAGGTCGAGCGACTGCTCGCAGCGGCTCTGCTCGTCATTGATCGCCACCTCGATGACGCACCACATGCGCCCGGTCCTGTCGGTTCGAGAAGCTCAAGGAAGCCTATGTGAAAGCGCGCTATTCCAAGCATTACCGCATCAGCGACGAGGAACTCGCCTGGCTCGGCGAGCGGGTCGAGGTGCTCGGCCGGGCCGTCCAAGTCATCTGCGAGGAGCGGATCGCCGCGCTGGAGCGCAGCGCCGCCGCTTGATCCGGGGCTGGGACCGAGCGCATTCGCTGCGCCGGGCTTTTCGATCCTGCCCGCTGGTGGGGGCGGCCGCTCTCGACGTCATTGCTGTAAAGCGGAATGGCCCCTTTCTCCACCCCTCAACGCGAAGACCCATACCCGGTCCCAGGGGCTCCAAGATTCTCTCCGAACCGGACGCCCGCTCATTGCGGTCGGACCCACATGATGGTCGGCCCATTGCCCGTCGCAACGCTGGTCTGTTAGTCTCGGCATATGGCAACGCAGCAACGCACCGTCGACTACCTGCTCGAACAGGCATCGGGCGCTGGCGCGCTGTCCACCAAGCCGATGTTCGGCGAATACGGCGTCTACCTCGACGGCAAGATGATCGGCTCGATCTGCGACGATCAGCTCTACGTGAAGCCAACGGCATCCGGTCGCCTTCATGCCGAGCCGGTGTCGGAAGCGCCGCCCTATCCAGGGGCCAAGCCGCACCTTCTTATCGAGGCCGATCGCTGGGACGATGCTGAGTGGCTCGGTAATCTGCTGCGCGCCACAGCAGCTGAGCTGCCGATCCCCAAACCGCGGAAACCGAAGCGAAGCACGTAAAAGCCCGCACGGTGTGCTTGTCCTACTGGTTTGTCAGCATGTTACCGCCGTTGAGGGGCGCCTGCCGAAAGATCCAGGAGCCGACGTCCATGGCGGCTTGAGCACTCCCCGAGACTGGTCATTGGTCCAAGTGCTACTGGGCTGCTGCAACTGGGCCGGTTGCAGCCTAGCAGCTTCTGGGCGCCAGATCGCGCGGAGCGGACATCGGCGTTGTTGGCTGGTCGCGCCGCCAGGATCCGCTAATAGCCATCGGGGCAGTTATTCGCTCATCCACTTTTCGGACGCTCATTATAGTAGCGAAACAGTTCAGTTCGCCAGAAGCCGCCGACGCCGGATCCGCGACGCAACGTTGAGCCGTTAGCGATCATGTTGCGTAGCCGAGGAACTCTTCATGCTCATGGCGTTCGACAGTCCAGCGCTTCGCTCCGACAGGTGGGCGCCTCCATTTACCCGTTGATGCGATCGTATTGAGGATTCGAGGTGGCGCTTTGGGTAGCCCTGGGGTTTGGCGCTGGGTTTGCCGGGATTTTCAGCGGCTTCCGTAGAGCGCGGACGCAATTATCCCATGGCGGCGCGTCGCTCGTGGAAGATCAGGCGGTGGATGTTGAAGGCCAGGTTGGCGAGCGTGATCTTGGCCTTGGCCCGTTCGATGCCGATGGTGCGGATGAACAGGCCCATGACGGCCTTCTGATGCGCGAACACATGCTCGACGCGGGCCCGGATCTTCGACTTGGTGGCGTTGCCGCGGCGGACATGGGCGGGCATCGGCCTGCCCTTGGGCTTTCTGCGGTGGATGCGGCTGACGCGGCCCTGGGCCTTCAGCCAACGCTCATTGCTCTGGCTGCGATAGGCGGTATCGGCCCAGACATCCGATGCGGTGTTGTCGCTGGTCACCACGTCGCGCAGCATGCGCCCGTCGTAGCGCGCGCCATCGGTGACCTGGCCCTTACGAATGAAGCCGAAGGTCCGGCATATCGAGATGCTGCTTTTATACCCGAAGCTTGGGATTGCGATATCCGGCTGCGGCTTGCCATCGGCGGTCGGTCGCGCCTTGGCGAATTTAAGCGTCCAGCGGGCATCGACATCCTTCTGGCGCGCCCTGGCGGGTTCGTCCGGCCAGATCTCGGCAGCGCTCCGGCCCGCCTTCACCGCGGCCTTCTCGGCCTCGGTGTTGCGTTGTTTGGGCGCGGCGACCAGCGTTGCATCGACAATCTGACCCCCCATCGGCAGATAGCCCCGCGCCTTCAACTGGCGGTCGAAATCGGCAAACAGCGTATCGAGCGCGCCGACCGCAGTCAGCCGCTCGCGGAACATGCGGATCGTGTTCGCATCCGGCGTCGCTGCGCCAAGATCGAAGCCCAGGAAGCGCAGCCAGCTCAGCCGATCCCGGATCAGCCATTCCATTCGCCCGTCGGCCACGTTGTTCTGCGCCGCCAGCACCAGCACCTTCAGCATCACCACCGGATCGTAGGGCGGACGACCACCCTTGGTACCGTCGGAATAGCCCAGTGCAGCTACCAGCGTCGGCCGAAACGCTTCAAAGTCCACGATCCGCGCCAGCACCTCCAGCGGATCGCCGTCCGCTGAAAGGCGCTTCATGTGGTCCGATAATCCGAAAAGCCCAGCCTGCCGCATCGTCCGCTCCCGCTGACCGCCGACAGTGAATCATCACTGCGCCAATTTGGCGAGAGGTAAATGGAGGTGCCCAGGTCGGTCACGAGATTGGCAAGCGGTCAGCCATAGCCGCTTTTTGGCGCGCGAGATCCCGACGAAATAGGCAGCCCGTTCCGCCGCCGCGTCCCCCCAGAATGTCTCTTGCTCGACCCCTAGGATGACGACCGAATCAAATTCGAGGCCCTTGCTCTTGTGAACCGACATGATGCGGACGGCACTGTCGCCGGAGAAGGACGCCAAGGCAGTCGTCGGATCCGCGTCGTTCTGCAGCAGCAGATGGATGCATTCGAGAGCCTGCTCGATCAACT from Sphingomonas hengshuiensis encodes the following:
- a CDS encoding RNA polymerase sigma factor gives rise to the protein MRRAVAALPERERSVFWLSAVDGLDYPAIAERLGISLAEVERLLAAALLVIDRHLDDAPHAPGPVGSRSSRKPM
- a CDS encoding IS5 family transposase; its protein translation is MRQAGLFGLSDHMKRLSADGDPLEVLARIVDFEAFRPTLVAALGYSDGTKGGRPPYDPVVMLKVLVLAAQNNVADGRMEWLIRDRLSWLRFLGFDLGAATPDANTIRMFRERLTAVGALDTLFADFDRQLKARGYLPMGGQIVDATLVAAPKQRNTEAEKAAVKAGRSAAEIWPDEPARARQKDVDARWTLKFAKARPTADGKPQPDIAIPSFGYKSSISICRTFGFIRKGQVTDGARYDGRMLRDVVTSDNTASDVWADTAYRSQSNERWLKAQGRVSRIHRRKPKGRPMPAHVRRGNATKSKIRARVEHVFAHQKAVMGLFIRTIGIERAKAKITLANLAFNIHRLIFHERRAAMG
- a CDS encoding TfoX/Sxy family protein, which translates into the protein MATQQRTVDYLLEQASGAGALSTKPMFGEYGVYLDGKMIGSICDDQLYVKPTASGRLHAEPVSEAPPYPGAKPHLLIEADRWDDAEWLGNLLRATAAELPIPKPRKPKRST